The following are from one region of the Hymenobacter radiodurans genome:
- a CDS encoding 3-hydroxyacyl-CoA dehydrogenase family protein: protein MHLLIIDGDHMKAEVESKFGAEHEYSFFQFSAENGRQWQTLKKQLKIAVSDADIIMHFGLNENLSVFNEPGKVIFVECSTTSLSEAFWHHDSEGLEATLFGFCGLPTLLNRPLLEVSLYNSENAPQLAEICAALGTDYRVVQDRVGMVTPRVVCMIINEACYTLQEGTANIKDIDKSMKLGTNYPRGPFEWANLIGVSRVYDVLESLWQDTHDERYKVCPLLKTMYLRGDSFAL, encoded by the coding sequence ATGCACCTGCTGATTATCGATGGCGACCACATGAAGGCCGAGGTGGAGAGCAAGTTCGGCGCAGAACATGAATATAGTTTTTTTCAATTCTCAGCTGAAAACGGCAGACAGTGGCAGACGCTCAAGAAACAGCTTAAAATAGCAGTCAGTGATGCCGATATAATAATGCATTTTGGGCTGAACGAGAATCTGAGCGTATTTAATGAGCCCGGTAAGGTAATCTTTGTGGAGTGCTCCACTACTTCACTTAGTGAGGCGTTCTGGCATCACGACAGTGAAGGGCTTGAAGCCACCCTTTTCGGCTTCTGCGGCCTGCCAACTCTGCTCAATCGGCCGCTGCTGGAAGTGAGCCTATACAATTCTGAAAATGCCCCCCAACTCGCCGAAATCTGCGCCGCGCTGGGCACTGACTACCGCGTGGTGCAAGACCGCGTGGGCATGGTCACGCCGCGTGTAGTGTGTATGATTATCAACGAGGCCTGCTATACGTTGCAGGAAGGCACGGCAAACATCAAAGACATTGACAAGAGTATGAAACTGGGCACCAACTACCCGCGTGGGCCATTTGAATGGGCCAATCTAATCGGCGTGAGCCGGGTATATGATGTACTTGAGTCGCTGTGGCAGGACACCCATGACGAGCGCTACAAAGTGTGCCCGCTGCTGAAAACCATGTATTTGCGCGGTGATTCCTTTGCACTGTAA